A region from the Leptospira venezuelensis genome encodes:
- a CDS encoding LIC10486 family protein: MEQNPQTSKLQEQANQMNLALESVHTEEQAIELIQGKIKDAYLLKLRIDVENKAGVVLGLLSRYKNEFLELYSLFSNSSVIRKIRTFEDFGQISHDIAEAARQEAPDPGLSDQVARILHTKLTKQILEQYYPMWDRNDTAALVNLLENQIKASMKINMIRVQADVEYVSSLKCRGKSFFAGIIQSIPKPPEDPPEGATPIENLDPEKAAVMRQIETIRKGFGRVVLAKTILSPVNGIDFDDLNEGDKILLQLPSVSPEEKALAKTLGAMDKDGNVKPVIGSFVAIASGKNEYHIFAKGPAGVLLQAFEERPVRLARPKTAANAPRPAGMGSKQSESNNALNYAILVGVVLLVGLLAFILLK, translated from the coding sequence ATGGAACAGAATCCTCAGACAAGTAAACTCCAAGAGCAGGCAAACCAAATGAATCTTGCCTTGGAATCCGTTCATACAGAAGAACAAGCGATAGAACTTATCCAAGGAAAAATCAAAGACGCCTATCTTCTAAAATTAAGGATCGATGTTGAGAACAAAGCAGGCGTAGTTTTAGGATTATTATCCAGATATAAAAACGAATTTTTAGAATTATATTCCTTATTCTCCAACTCTTCTGTGATCCGAAAGATCAGAACCTTCGAAGATTTTGGTCAAATCTCTCATGATATTGCAGAAGCTGCCAGACAAGAAGCTCCAGATCCAGGTTTGTCTGATCAAGTTGCGAGAATCCTTCATACTAAATTAACAAAACAAATATTAGAACAATATTATCCAATGTGGGATCGTAATGATACCGCTGCGCTAGTTAACTTGTTAGAGAATCAAATCAAAGCTAGTATGAAGATCAATATGATCCGTGTCCAAGCAGACGTGGAATATGTATCTAGTTTAAAATGTAGAGGCAAAAGTTTTTTTGCAGGTATTATCCAATCCATTCCTAAACCACCTGAAGATCCGCCAGAGGGTGCTACTCCTATAGAAAATTTAGATCCAGAAAAAGCGGCAGTAATGCGCCAAATCGAAACCATTCGAAAAGGTTTCGGAAGAGTGGTGTTGGCTAAAACGATCTTATCTCCTGTAAATGGAATCGACTTCGATGATCTTAACGAGGGAGACAAGATCCTCTTGCAACTTCCTTCTGTTTCTCCTGAGGAAAAAGCTTTAGCTAAAACTTTAGGCGCGATGGACAAAGATGGAAATGTAAAACCTGTGATCGGCTCTTTCGTAGCAATCGCTTCCGGTAAAAACGAATATCATATTTTTGCAAAAGGTCCTGCTGGCGTTCTATTACAAGCATTCGAAGAAAGGCCTGTTCGCTTAGCTAGACCGAAAACTGCAGCGAATGCTCCGCGTCCTGCAGGTATGGGTTCAAAACAATCCGAAAGCAATAATGCTCTCAACT
- the thrC gene encoding threonine synthase has product MSLTFTKLKAEFRCINDSCGATYDLNDIIYECRICGSLLQVSHDMGALKEKSGKEWKDLFDSRLGSVKFPNSSGIWNKREWVLPHVEDSEIVSSGEGLSHLFNSERLTKHFGLGGLWIKQCGISHTGSFKDLGMTVLLSQVKHMLNKGAKIRAVACASSGDTSAALASYAAKAGIPAIIFLPAGKVSQAQLIQPVSNGAKVIALETDFDGCMKIVKEVTKEAGIYLANSMNSLRIEGQKTIAPEIVQQLEWKVPDWVIIPGGNLGNVSALGAGFEMAKELGLIDKLPRIVLAQAKNANPLYLSYLKNFEEFSPVDAKPTLASAIQIGNPVSVQKAIRTLKKFNGIVEQASEAELSDASAKTDLYGLYNDPHTGVALAALYKLMGKGTIAKGDQVVVISTAHGLKFTEFKLKFHEGKIPGTDQKLINVIRSCKPEVGAVMDEISGFLQMKG; this is encoded by the coding sequence ATGAGCCTTACCTTCACCAAGTTGAAAGCGGAATTTCGCTGTATCAACGATTCTTGCGGAGCAACTTACGATCTAAATGATATCATATACGAGTGTCGTATATGTGGAAGCCTTCTCCAGGTTTCTCATGATATGGGTGCTCTTAAAGAAAAATCAGGTAAGGAATGGAAGGACCTATTCGATTCCAGATTGGGTTCGGTAAAATTTCCGAACAGTTCAGGTATCTGGAATAAAAGAGAATGGGTTCTTCCTCATGTAGAAGATTCTGAAATCGTAAGTTCTGGCGAAGGCCTTTCTCATTTATTCAATTCCGAAAGATTAACAAAACATTTTGGTCTAGGTGGTCTTTGGATCAAACAATGTGGGATCTCCCACACAGGTTCTTTTAAGGACCTAGGCATGACAGTTCTTCTCTCCCAAGTAAAACATATGTTGAACAAGGGAGCTAAGATCAGAGCTGTAGCATGTGCAAGTTCCGGAGATACTTCTGCAGCGCTCGCTTCTTACGCTGCAAAAGCAGGGATTCCTGCGATCATTTTTCTTCCTGCAGGAAAAGTTTCCCAAGCACAATTGATCCAACCTGTTTCTAACGGTGCAAAAGTAATCGCGCTCGAAACAGATTTTGACGGTTGTATGAAGATTGTGAAAGAAGTTACCAAAGAAGCTGGTATCTATCTTGCAAATTCAATGAACAGTCTTCGCATCGAAGGTCAAAAAACAATCGCACCTGAGATCGTTCAACAATTGGAATGGAAGGTTCCTGACTGGGTCATTATCCCTGGCGGAAATTTAGGAAATGTTTCCGCACTCGGAGCAGGTTTCGAGATGGCGAAAGAATTAGGTCTGATCGATAAACTTCCTAGGATTGTTCTGGCCCAAGCTAAGAATGCAAACCCACTCTATCTTTCTTATCTGAAAAATTTCGAAGAGTTCAGTCCTGTGGATGCGAAGCCTACTCTTGCCTCTGCAATACAGATCGGGAATCCTGTATCAGTTCAAAAGGCAATTCGTACATTAAAAAAATTCAATGGAATTGTAGAACAAGCAAGTGAAGCTGAACTTTCAGATGCTTCTGCCAAAACTGATCTATATGGCCTTTACAATGATCCTCATACTGGAGTAGCACTTGCTGCTTTATACAAACTTATGGGCAAGGGAACCATTGCAAAAGGTGATCAGGTGGTCGTAATCTCCACCGCCCACGGTTTAAAATTCACAGAATTTAAACTCAAATTCCATGAAGGAAAGATCCCTGGAACCGATCAAAAACTGATTAACGTTATTCGATCCTGCAAACCTGAAGTAGGAGCCGTCATGGACGAAATCAGCGGTTTTCTACAGATGAAAGGTTAA
- a CDS encoding SPFH domain-containing protein gives MALIDVIKYEGKPGEIVWKFPRNDISTFGQLVVNESQEAIFFKEGKALDIFGPGTHTLKTGNVPILEKLVNLPFGGQTPFTAEVVYINKALIQLKWGTPAPIQVEDPKYTITLGVRANGSYNIKIVDSKAFAVGVVGSRGAYSQDEVDNFLRPMIVTRLSDFLAEVVLKSGEPITRLNQHLEEASSAGKTKIQPDFSKYGIEVLDFFVQSINFDQNDPNFQKIQKVLADKFEIDALGGMYQQKRMLDIGEAAAKNEGGNAGQGMSAGMGLGMGMNMGNMMAGMMGQNNAGGNSNQNDATARLTKLKSMLDQGLISQEEFDAKKKDILNSI, from the coding sequence ATGGCATTAATAGACGTAATAAAATACGAAGGAAAACCGGGAGAGATTGTATGGAAGTTTCCCCGTAACGATATCAGTACCTTCGGACAGTTGGTAGTGAACGAAAGCCAAGAAGCTATCTTCTTCAAAGAAGGTAAGGCTCTGGATATTTTCGGACCAGGAACTCATACTTTAAAAACAGGGAACGTTCCTATTTTAGAAAAATTAGTGAACCTTCCTTTTGGAGGACAGACTCCTTTTACTGCGGAAGTAGTTTATATAAATAAGGCTCTCATCCAATTAAAATGGGGGACTCCAGCTCCTATCCAAGTAGAAGATCCAAAATATACGATCACGTTAGGAGTAAGAGCAAACGGTTCTTATAATATTAAGATCGTCGACTCGAAAGCATTCGCCGTTGGAGTAGTGGGCTCTAGAGGAGCCTATTCGCAAGACGAAGTGGATAATTTCTTAAGACCAATGATCGTGACTAGGCTAAGCGATTTCTTGGCAGAAGTTGTTTTAAAATCCGGAGAACCGATCACTCGTCTAAACCAACATTTAGAAGAAGCTTCTTCTGCAGGAAAAACTAAGATTCAACCTGACTTCTCCAAGTATGGAATAGAAGTTTTAGATTTTTTTGTTCAATCCATCAACTTCGATCAAAACGATCCGAACTTTCAAAAGATCCAAAAAGTTCTCGCTGACAAATTCGAGATCGACGCTCTCGGAGGTATGTACCAACAAAAAAGAATGTTGGATATTGGTGAAGCTGCGGCCAAGAACGAAGGTGGTAATGCTGGACAGGGTATGTCTGCTGGTATGGGGCTAGGAATGGGAATGAATATGGGCAATATGATGGCTGGAATGATGGGACAGAACAATGCCGGTGGGAATTCCAACCAGAATGACGCTACCGCAAGACTTACAAAACTCAAAAGTATGTTGGATCAGGGCCTGATTTCTCAGGAAGAATTTGATGCCAAAAAAAAGGACATTCTAAATTCTATCTAA
- a CDS encoding LIMLP_15305 family protein, whose protein sequence is MTSNSPISQYVSRFKAEKGKILSFLSAFPFYGEVLKNHQYYEADRISRNELSKKLDSLKEPIRRIEENFVRERRLDLIGSTEVLLSIVERLKNEIIGASYGLNGLGTGFKATESELEALAEWDYSLIHHAEELSANIKSSNFSPEVSVDTVRDWISKFRSELDEFDSALKSRKDVFLKR, encoded by the coding sequence ATGACTTCGAACAGCCCGATCTCACAATATGTTTCCAGATTCAAAGCAGAGAAGGGAAAGATTTTATCCTTTCTTTCAGCATTTCCTTTTTATGGAGAAGTCTTAAAGAATCATCAGTATTACGAAGCGGATAGGATCTCTCGAAATGAATTATCCAAAAAATTGGATTCTCTCAAAGAGCCTATACGCAGGATTGAAGAAAATTTCGTCCGAGAGAGAAGATTGGACCTAATCGGTTCTACGGAGGTCTTACTTTCCATCGTAGAAAGACTCAAAAACGAAATTATTGGAGCAAGTTACGGTCTGAACGGATTAGGAACTGGATTTAAGGCGACTGAATCAGAGCTGGAAGCTTTAGCAGAATGGGATTATTCATTGATCCATCATGCAGAAGAATTATCCGCAAATATTAAATCCTCCAACTTTTCTCCAGAAGTTTCAGTAGACACTGTGAGAGATTGGATTAGTAAGTTTAGATCTGAATTAGATGAGTTCGATTCTGCCTTAAAAAGTAGAAAGGATGTCTTCTTAAAACGATAG
- a CDS encoding acyltransferase family protein has translation MKSYILSIFASKKGEIESLNGIRAIGILMVMTNHLWVSKQPIMGEMPFWLSWFVENQTTIVDVFFVLGGFLNYGGILQSYKKENKFPYRKFITNRSLRILPAYYAALAFSYYYFYKQLNALKNIPNPSQDLIWLIDKGQKASDYVWADGIFLSNFFPRVLDVGWYISLEQQIYLLMVVLGPFFLFSKTKKTRVIILSIIYIIPFLSRCYLYSKGSMNAEALFWTENRFDSMIAGMLLAEYVDYRPVKESLGKLKYSLIGITAIAFILISYSFNWKHFIRLTLANNFYNIALALIIYLAIQKDGIFKTILGLPIFRPLSRITFTVYLWNIPLMGIATRWALKGETLVTLSVLPKLYFICFGFTILAAWPIFLLIEQPFIWWKEKQKVMENKIETKTA, from the coding sequence ATGAAATCCTATATATTATCTATTTTTGCGTCCAAAAAGGGAGAAATAGAATCATTAAACGGAATTAGAGCGATTGGAATTTTGATGGTAATGACTAACCATCTTTGGGTCTCCAAACAGCCGATCATGGGTGAGATGCCTTTCTGGTTATCCTGGTTTGTAGAGAATCAAACGACCATTGTAGACGTATTTTTCGTATTGGGTGGCTTTCTAAATTACGGTGGTATACTCCAATCGTATAAAAAAGAGAACAAATTTCCTTATCGCAAATTTATTACGAATCGTTCTTTAAGAATACTTCCTGCTTATTACGCTGCATTAGCTTTTTCTTATTATTATTTTTATAAACAACTTAATGCTCTGAAAAATATACCGAATCCGAGTCAAGATCTGATTTGGTTGATAGATAAAGGTCAAAAGGCATCGGATTATGTTTGGGCCGACGGTATCTTTTTATCTAACTTCTTTCCTAGAGTTTTGGACGTGGGTTGGTATATATCCTTAGAGCAACAGATCTATCTTTTGATGGTGGTTCTTGGTCCCTTCTTCTTATTTTCTAAAACCAAAAAAACAAGAGTAATCATATTATCGATAATTTATATTATTCCATTCTTATCTAGATGTTATCTATATTCTAAGGGGTCCATGAACGCAGAGGCACTTTTTTGGACCGAGAATCGATTCGATTCAATGATCGCAGGAATGCTTTTGGCAGAATATGTGGATTATAGACCAGTAAAAGAAAGTTTAGGAAAACTAAAATATTCTCTTATTGGAATAACTGCGATCGCTTTTATATTAATCTCTTATTCATTCAATTGGAAGCATTTCATCCGATTGACTCTTGCGAATAATTTTTATAATATTGCCTTAGCTCTAATTATCTATCTGGCGATCCAGAAAGATGGAATATTCAAAACAATTTTAGGATTACCGATCTTCCGTCCACTATCCAGGATCACATTTACGGTTTATTTATGGAATATCCCTTTGATGGGGATTGCAACTAGGTGGGCCCTCAAAGGGGAAACTTTAGTTACATTAAGCGTACTTCCAAAATTATATTTTATATGTTTTGGGTTTACTATCTTAGCTGCTTGGCCAATCTTTTTGCTGATAGAACAACCTTTTATTTGGTGGAAAGAGAAACAGAAAGTTATGGAAAATAAGATCGAGACTAAGACTGCATAG
- the lepB gene encoding signal peptidase I gives MKFDSEIIRSIRQSAFRWIRLSFPILFAIFFILYFRIFVIQFYLISGTSMMPSYKENDWVLVKKWGFPAQIGPWVLYILEPAVDRFDVLVLDGIGAELSLKRVVGLPGDFFRFSEGRILINDSSLEEPFLNTGYTTQAPSASILPVIGVSGNIGIGDSGRIPPGYVLVLGDNREFSTDSRNYGLIPFKKLRGKVISSF, from the coding sequence ATGAAATTTGATTCGGAAATAATTCGGTCGATCAGGCAGTCTGCATTTCGTTGGATCAGACTTTCTTTTCCGATCCTATTTGCGATATTCTTCATATTATATTTCAGGATTTTTGTAATCCAATTCTATTTGATCAGTGGCACGAGCATGATGCCTAGCTACAAAGAGAATGATTGGGTCTTGGTAAAAAAATGGGGCTTCCCCGCGCAGATAGGACCTTGGGTTTTATATATCTTAGAACCTGCTGTGGATAGATTTGATGTACTGGTCTTGGATGGGATTGGTGCAGAACTAAGTTTAAAAAGAGTAGTCGGACTTCCTGGAGATTTTTTCAGATTCTCGGAAGGAAGAATTTTAATAAACGATTCTTCCTTGGAGGAACCATTTCTAAATACAGGCTATACTACACAGGCGCCATCTGCATCCATTCTACCTGTGATCGGAGTCTCGGGAAATATTGGTATTGGAGATTCAGGCAGGATTCCTCCCGGTTACGTCCTGGTTTTGGGAGATAACCGAGAATTTTCCACAGATTCCAGAAATTACGGCCTAATTCCTTTCAAAAAATTGAGAGGAAAGGTAATCTCCAGCTTTTAA
- a CDS encoding penicillin-binding protein, with protein MDYNLLNRKRFTILFILLCVFFSGLLIRVGYLVFFNDREIAFKNGERIGRGAIYDRRGIELALSIDSSTIGIYPGNVYDPNFTAVQISPYLDIPPEKIESLIREKSRYFLLKREIDDTTASRIMEMALPGVRREREFKRVYPHGSLAASLIGFTGMDDDKALSGLEYYYNQELMTPTEADSARGANLHLTLDGLIQFKLEKSLGKRFEEAGAKRAVGLLMEIHTGRILAMASFPSFDPNRYSSFEEYSHTNWAIRHVYEPGSTMKIFLASILLNENLIHPNEKFDCPGYVDYGKTRIKCTHVHGKVNLEEILQYSCNAGIIKAASKIPNDVLYEYMKRFRFGDRAGLLPNESVGYMPTLNKWTPTTPMFMAIGQGISVTPIQLVASAASIVNGGRFITPRVVSHITDSYGEVLQEFQSEETPVGIKEYSTEKLLKAMTRVVQAGTGKNAYIQEYSIAGKTGTGQKAVSGRGYQDGLWSASFLGFFPADKPKVVGLILFDEPKGDSHTGGGLAAPVFREVVENIIPIIEQGERTVNVNLPKLERKPLTGKSERIPDLVGRSKREVVELLSPLGVPYKLHGSGFCYEQDPSPGSSYEGKRINVFFQ; from the coding sequence ATGGATTATAACCTTCTCAATCGAAAACGATTTACCATCTTATTCATTCTTTTATGTGTATTTTTCTCCGGATTATTGATCCGGGTAGGCTATCTAGTATTTTTTAATGATAGAGAGATAGCTTTCAAGAATGGAGAAAGAATTGGTCGAGGAGCTATCTATGATAGAAGAGGAATTGAGTTGGCATTGTCCATTGATTCTTCTACGATCGGGATTTATCCAGGAAACGTATACGATCCGAATTTTACCGCAGTACAAATCTCTCCTTATCTAGATATTCCTCCTGAAAAGATAGAATCATTGATCCGCGAAAAAAGCAGATATTTCCTCTTAAAGAGAGAGATAGATGATACAACTGCAAGTCGTATCATGGAAATGGCGCTTCCAGGAGTGAGAAGAGAAAGAGAATTTAAAAGAGTTTATCCTCATGGAAGTCTGGCAGCAAGTCTTATTGGCTTTACAGGAATGGATGATGATAAGGCTCTCTCTGGTCTAGAATATTATTATAATCAAGAATTGATGACACCTACTGAGGCAGATTCTGCACGAGGTGCAAATCTTCATTTAACTTTAGATGGGCTCATTCAATTTAAATTGGAAAAGTCTCTCGGAAAAAGATTCGAAGAAGCCGGTGCGAAAAGAGCGGTAGGGCTTTTGATGGAGATCCATACTGGAAGAATATTGGCAATGGCCAGTTTTCCTTCTTTTGATCCAAATCGTTATTCATCTTTTGAAGAATATTCCCATACAAATTGGGCGATCAGGCATGTATACGAGCCCGGATCTACCATGAAAATTTTTCTAGCGAGCATACTTCTTAACGAAAACTTAATACATCCAAACGAAAAATTCGATTGTCCCGGATATGTGGACTACGGAAAGACCAGGATCAAATGTACTCATGTCCACGGAAAAGTGAACCTGGAAGAAATCCTGCAGTATTCCTGCAACGCAGGTATTATCAAAGCAGCTTCGAAGATCCCGAATGATGTACTTTATGAATATATGAAAAGATTTAGATTCGGAGATAGAGCGGGACTTCTACCAAACGAATCAGTCGGCTATATGCCTACCTTGAACAAATGGACGCCAACAACTCCAATGTTCATGGCGATTGGCCAAGGAATTTCAGTAACTCCAATACAGTTGGTTGCATCTGCAGCTTCAATAGTTAACGGAGGAAGATTTATTACTCCTCGAGTGGTTTCTCATATCACTGATTCGTATGGAGAAGTCCTACAGGAATTTCAATCTGAAGAAACTCCTGTAGGCATCAAAGAATACTCCACCGAAAAATTATTGAAGGCGATGACACGAGTCGTCCAAGCAGGAACAGGAAAGAACGCATACATCCAAGAATATTCCATCGCAGGAAAAACAGGGACCGGACAAAAGGCAGTATCTGGTCGAGGTTACCAAGATGGATTATGGTCCGCTTCCTTTTTAGGATTTTTTCCAGCGGACAAACCTAAGGTCGTTGGACTGATACTCTTTGATGAGCCCAAGGGAGACAGTCACACTGGAGGAGGACTTGCCGCTCCTGTATTCAGAGAAGTGGTGGAGAATATCATTCCAATCATAGAACAGGGAGAAAGAACTGTGAACGTGAATCTTCCAAAGTTAGAAAGAAAACCGCTTACAGGAAAATCAGAACGTATACCTGATTTGGTCGGAAGAAGTAAAAGAGAAGTAGTAGAATTATTATCTCCTTTAGGAGTTCCTTATAAACTTCACGGAAGCGGTTTCTGTTACGAACAAGACCCTTCTCCGGGTTCTTCTTACGAAGGTAAAAGGATAAACGTATTTTTCCAATGA